Proteins from one Podarcis raffonei isolate rPodRaf1 chromosome 1, rPodRaf1.pri, whole genome shotgun sequence genomic window:
- the VRTN gene encoding vertnin has protein sequence MIQRHQLVQSVLQELQEAVECFGLEGLTSATLEAERTLSSFSLPGYRERPFQEELEVDRVAKSLYPEDAPCNMLPLVCKGEGNHLFEAASVLLWGNTSLSLELQVRTAVEMLLHKQYYLHGMIDSKVMLQAARYSLCTEESPEMTNLPLAILEAIFDADIKATCFPGTFANMWHMYALASVLQCNIYSIYPMSNLKIRPYFNRLIRPRGCGLQVSTLHIMWSGQQLSSQLFRAQYFVPVVGLEELEATIPAPEPPVQPLNTLELLPQDPQVTHSNLCITKSTFYRWKRQSQEHRKKAAARFAAKQFLQSCFREGKVVPLQHFRQMFPEISRSTYYAWKHEMQNATNGRASSPVEVVLPKDPQVHKLENLPAGKYGVTKSEGGLGPKSPLLNSNQNGTSMQGAKSYLERCISMNTVLPYRSFKCCFPGISRSTYYNWRRKAINENPSCMPSQPVSVNQNPLMNKKPFLPFKPGSLPSEKMINGHHPGSRIIMRINPSLHIWQKHLRHLAKKRVCQWKIPFCKFRLRYPSLSSTAYWFWRRSGSQATKKRGLTLNGLSENFEKKTAETSGKAELEQRPLQQKESALVLVDKQPPKPYSTVIPGYQMAENNSMFVMDVIATAQFKAQAKLFLQQRFESKTFPTYKEFRAHFPLTARSTYYMWKRALHDGLTLVDA, from the coding sequence ATGATCCAGCGACACCAGCTGGTGCAGTCCGTGCTTCAGGAACTGCAAGAGGCGGTCGAATGCTTTGGGCTGGAGGGACTCACCAGCGCAACCCTAGAAGCCGAGAGGACTTTGTCCTCGTTCTCCTTACCTGGCTACCGTGAGAGGCCGTTCCAGGAAGAGCTGGAAGTTGACCGGGTTGCCAAAAGCCTCTACCCAGAAGATGCTCCCTGCAATATGCTGCCTTTGGTTTGCAAAGGCGAAGGGAATCACCTGTTTGAGGCTGCCAGCGTGCTGCTGTGGGGGAACACCAGCCTAAGCCTGGAGCTGCAGGTGCGCACAGCGGTGGAGATGTTGCTGCACAAGCAGTATTACCTGCATGGCATGATCGATTCCAAAGTGATGTTGCAGGCAGCTCGCTACTCCCTTTGCACGGAGGAATCCCCTGAGATGACTAACTTGCCCTTGGCCATCCTAGAGGCCATTTTTGATGCGGACATCAAAGCCACCTGCTTCCCTGGCACTTTTGCCAACATGTGGCACATGTATGCCCTGGCGTCGGTGCTGCAGTGCAACATCTATTCCATATACCCAATGAGCAACCTAAAGATCCGGCCGTACTTCAACCGACTGATCCGACCCAGGGGGTGCGGCTTGCAAGTTTCCACGCTGCATATCATGTGGTCAGGGCAGCAGCTCTCGTCCCAGCTGTTCAGAGCTCAGTACTTTGTGCCTGTGGTCGGCCTCGAGGAGCTGGAAGCCACAATCCCAGCTCCAGAGCCTCCCGTGCAACCGCTGAATACCTTGGAGCTGCTGCCTCAGGATCCCCAGGTGACTCATTCGAACCTATGCATCACCAAAAGTACTTTCTATCGATGGAAGCGCCAGTCTCAAGAGCATCGGAAGAAGGCGGCTGCCAGATTTGCGGCCAAACAGTTCCTGCAGTCCTGCTTCCGAGAGGGCAAGGTGGTCCCTCTTCAGCACTTCCGACAAATGTTCCCAGAAATCTCTCGCTCCACTTACTATGCCTGGAAGCACGAGATGCAAAACGCAACAAATGGCAGGGCCTCTTCCCCTGTGGAAGTTGTGCTGCCAAAGGATCCTCAGGTGCACAAACTGGAGAATCTCCCTGCAGGCAAATACGGTGTAACAAAGTCTGAAGGAGGCCTAGGGCCCAAAAGTCCACTCTTGAATTCCAACCAAAATGGGACTTCCATGCAAGGAGCCAAGTCTTACCTGGAGAGGTGCATTTCCATGAATACTGTTCTGCCCTACAGGAGCTTCAAGTGCTgctttcctggcatctccaggtccaCCTACTACAACTGGAGAAGAAAGGCCATCAACGAGAACCCCAGCTGCATGCCTTCTCAGCCTGTTTCCGTCAACCAGAACCCCCTTATGAACAAGAAGCCATTCCTGCCATTCAAGCCAGGGAGCCTCCCTAGTGAGAAGATGATCAATGGACACCATCCAGGGTCCCGTATTATCATGCGCATCAACCCATCTCTACACATCTGGCAAAAGCACCTTCGCCACTTGGCCAAGAAACGCGTCTGTCAGTGGAAAATTCCCTTCTGCAAGTTCCGCCTGCGCTACCCAAGCCTTTCTTCCACAGCCTATTGGTTTTGGAGGAGAAGCGGCAGCCAAGCAACCAAGAAGCGCGGCCTTACCCTAAATGGGCTTTCCGAAAACTTTGAAAAGAAAACCGCTGAGACTAGTGGGAAGGCAGAACTTGAACAGCGCCCACTGCAGCAAAAGGAGAGTGCTCTAGTGCTCGTAGACAAGCAGCCCCCCAAGCCCTACAGTACTGTGATACCAGGCTACCAAATGGCAGAGAACAACAGCATGTTTGTGATGGATGTGATTGCCACGGCTCAGTTCAAAGCCCAGGCCAAGCTGTTTCTCCAGCAGCGCTTTGAGTCAAAGACCTTCCCAACGTACAAAGAGTTCAGAGCTCATTTCCCCTTGACGGCACGTTCCACTTACTACATGTGGAAACGTGCCTTGCACGATGGACTGACGCTGGTGGATGCCTGA